In a single window of the Scyliorhinus torazame isolate Kashiwa2021f chromosome 2, sScyTor2.1, whole genome shotgun sequence genome:
- the LOC140393612 gene encoding gamma-crystallin S-1-like has product MGKIIFYEDRNFQGRHYECSSDCADLSPYFSRCNSIRVESDWWVMYERPNYMGYQYVLSRGEYPDYQRWMGFNDSIGSCRSYPHSRGGNYRMKIYERPDFGGQMMEFMDDCPSVYDRFRYRDIHSCHVMDGSWTFYEHPNYRGRQYFMRPGEYKRYSDWGGYNSTIGSFRRMRDF; this is encoded by the exons ATGGGAAAG ATTATCTTTTACGAGGACAGGAACTTCCAGGGTCGGCACTATGAGTGCAGCAGTGACTGTGCTGACCTGTCCCCTTACTTCAGCCGCTGTAACTCCATCCGTGTTGAGAGCGACTGGTGGGTGATGTATGAGAGACCCAATTACATGGGGTACCAGTATGTCCTGAGCAGGGGAGAATATCCTGACTACCAGCGCTGGATGGGGTTCAATGACAGCATCGGGTCATGTCGCTCCTACCCACAT TCCCGAGGTGGAAACTACAGGATGAAGATTTACGAGAGGCCTGACTTTGGAGGACAGATGATGGAATTCATGGATGACTGTCCATCTGTCTACGATCGTTTCCGTTACCGTGACATCCACTCCTGCCATGTGATGGACGGTTCCTGGACCTTCTATGAACATCCCAACTACAGAGGCCGACAGTACTTCATGAGACCCGGTGAATACAAGAGATACAGTGACTGGGGCGGCTACAACTCAACTATCGGATCTTTCAGACGAATGAGGGACTTTTAA